A DNA window from Maribellus comscasis contains the following coding sequences:
- a CDS encoding PmoA family protein, with product MKVTYGLLFILIIGHPGFSQVKMKKAEGGFLFTENQKEVLFFQTEPKNKEGQYERCNYIHPLWGLKGNVLTEDFPADHLHQRGVFWAWHQIWIGDKRIGDGWELKDFEQQLNEVEYVSDRDGSAVFKTEMAWKSDKWKRLGEKISYLKENTTITIHPEKSNYRKIDFEIHLLALAENLSIGGSEDEKGYSGFSVRMLLPDDVTFSGPGGEIKPEVTQVESKGYVNISGSVGANNTKGGIVIVDNPDNPGYPQKWILRDRNSMQNAAFPGNKTIPVSTTESLVLKYSLIVYSGKMNDRKIQKIVSEP from the coding sequence ATGAAAGTGACTTATGGACTACTCTTTATTTTAATAATCGGGCACCCGGGATTCTCCCAGGTTAAAATGAAAAAGGCCGAAGGGGGTTTTTTGTTTACTGAAAATCAAAAAGAAGTGCTTTTTTTTCAAACAGAACCCAAAAATAAAGAAGGACAGTATGAACGTTGTAATTACATCCATCCGCTTTGGGGACTAAAAGGGAATGTACTAACAGAAGATTTTCCGGCAGATCATTTACATCAGCGTGGAGTGTTCTGGGCGTGGCATCAGATTTGGATTGGTGATAAACGTATCGGCGACGGTTGGGAACTAAAAGATTTTGAACAACAGCTTAATGAAGTGGAGTATGTCTCCGACAGAGATGGCTCAGCCGTTTTTAAAACCGAAATGGCATGGAAATCGGACAAATGGAAAAGATTGGGAGAAAAAATTTCTTATCTGAAAGAGAATACAACGATTACAATTCATCCCGAAAAAAGTAATTACAGGAAAATTGATTTTGAAATTCACCTTTTGGCTTTGGCCGAGAATCTTTCAATTGGTGGCTCTGAAGATGAGAAAGGCTACAGTGGTTTTTCGGTGCGAATGCTCCTCCCGGACGATGTTACTTTTTCTGGTCCCGGCGGAGAAATAAAACCGGAAGTGACTCAGGTTGAATCAAAAGGTTATGTGAATATTTCAGGCTCAGTTGGTGCCAATAATACAAAAGGAGGGATTGTTATTGTTGATAATCCCGATAACCCCGGTTATCCTCAAAAATGGATTCTGCGAGATAGAAACAGCATGCAAAATGCCGCTTTTCCCGGAAACAAAACAATACCCGTTTCTACCACCGAATCGTTGGTTTTAAAGTACTCCTTAATTGTTTATTCAGGTAAGATGAATGACAGAAAAATTCAAAAGATTGTTTCAGAACCATAA
- a CDS encoding Gfo/Idh/MocA family protein yields the protein MEITKRNRREFLKEMSIYAGSTAFLASIPWINAFAQENGKNIAPSDRVRLGIVGVGSRGHGLLLNLLAIENVDVVAVCDNYQPMYERAIKTTNGKAKAFYDYRKMLDEFSDLDGVIIATPLHEHAHITIDFLNAGIHVFCEKSMARTIEDAKQMVDTSVQTGRILQIGQQRLFNPVYLDALERIRQGEIGQLTQVRAFWHRNNDWRRPIPGPELERKINWRMYREYSGGLMTELATHQIQVANWFIDQVPTQVVGSGSICFWKDGREVYDQVALVYDYPNGVKCIYDSMIANKHYGLEEQIMGNLGTIEPEANRIYSENPPSAPGIRQLVYNIESGIFDVIPIGGATWLPEVAGTDPGKMIKSYDNNDTYLQLVGFTKAIRTGKPYPNLLREGFHATVAALLGLQAMDTNAVVTWPAEYVMKKE from the coding sequence ATGGAAATTACAAAAAGGAATCGGAGGGAGTTTTTAAAGGAGATGAGTATCTATGCAGGTTCAACTGCATTTCTTGCTTCTATCCCATGGATAAATGCTTTTGCACAGGAAAACGGGAAAAACATTGCTCCCTCAGACAGAGTGCGGCTGGGAATAGTGGGAGTTGGTAGCCGGGGCCACGGCTTGTTGTTAAATTTGCTTGCCATTGAAAATGTGGATGTAGTTGCGGTTTGCGACAATTATCAGCCCATGTACGAAAGAGCGATTAAAACCACCAACGGAAAAGCAAAGGCTTTTTATGATTACCGGAAGATGCTTGATGAATTTAGCGATTTGGATGGAGTTATTATTGCAACACCACTTCACGAGCATGCACATATTACAATTGATTTTTTGAATGCCGGGATTCATGTATTTTGTGAGAAATCGATGGCCAGAACGATTGAAGACGCCAAACAAATGGTTGATACCTCGGTACAAACCGGCAGGATTTTGCAGATAGGTCAGCAGCGGCTTTTTAACCCGGTTTACCTCGATGCCCTGGAACGGATTCGCCAGGGAGAAATAGGTCAGCTTACACAGGTTCGGGCGTTCTGGCATAGGAATAACGACTGGCGAAGACCGATTCCCGGGCCTGAGTTGGAACGAAAAATAAACTGGAGAATGTACCGCGAATATTCCGGAGGGTTAATGACTGAGCTGGCTACACACCAAATTCAGGTGGCCAACTGGTTTATAGATCAGGTTCCAACGCAGGTTGTGGGAAGCGGGAGCATTTGTTTTTGGAAAGATGGCCGTGAAGTATACGATCAGGTTGCACTGGTATATGATTACCCCAATGGAGTAAAATGTATATACGATTCAATGATTGCCAACAAACATTATGGTTTGGAAGAACAAATTATGGGAAACCTGGGAACCATTGAACCGGAAGCTAACCGGATTTATTCTGAAAATCCGCCCTCTGCACCCGGAATTCGTCAGCTGGTTTACAACATTGAATCGGGTATTTTTGATGTTATCCCTATTGGCGGAGCTACCTGGCTTCCTGAAGTTGCCGGTACCGACCCGGGTAAAATGATTAAATCGTACGACAATAACGATACTTATTTGCAGCTCGTGGGATTTACCAAAGCAATTAGAACAGGAAAACCTTATCCCAATCTTTTAAGGGAAGGTTTTCATGCCACAGTGGCTGCGCTTCTTGGCTTGCAGGCAATGGATACAAATGCTGTAGTTACCTGGCCGGCGGAATACGTAATGAAGAAGGAATAA
- a CDS encoding FAD:protein FMN transferase yields MTDNQIFNDTFFAMGTRCDIVFTELEAEFAEQMFQLVKNEVVYLEKIFSRFIPTSAVAEINNADKNKWLTVPEDLWNAIALCFDFYQMSNGAFDITAGPIINLWKEKADELDKVSKKEIRKALEKSGFHKVDLDFEKKRLRYTTDNMELDFGAIGKGIAIDRIKPLLEINGVKNGIVSFGESSILALGKHPNGESWPLGIRNSFQPNQYVHVFSANNECVTTSGIVVNNDDGRIKWRNHIISPVYGYPVYENKLVSVKSQSASFGEFISTTWLILPEEDKNILAEQLKDIEILEAEYTEEKEFKTKLTVI; encoded by the coding sequence ATGACAGATAATCAGATATTTAACGACACTTTTTTTGCCATGGGAACACGGTGCGATATCGTTTTCACCGAGCTTGAAGCCGAATTTGCTGAACAGATGTTTCAACTGGTAAAAAATGAAGTCGTTTATCTGGAGAAGATTTTTAGCCGTTTTATTCCCACTTCTGCTGTTGCCGAAATAAACAACGCCGACAAAAATAAATGGCTAACGGTTCCCGAAGATTTGTGGAATGCCATAGCACTCTGTTTTGATTTTTATCAGATGAGCAACGGAGCATTTGATATCACAGCCGGGCCAATTATTAATTTGTGGAAAGAGAAAGCAGATGAATTGGATAAGGTTTCTAAAAAAGAAATTAGAAAAGCATTGGAGAAGAGCGGGTTCCATAAAGTTGATTTGGATTTTGAAAAGAAAAGACTTCGCTACACAACTGACAATATGGAGCTCGATTTTGGAGCAATTGGAAAAGGGATTGCAATTGACAGAATAAAGCCACTTTTGGAAATAAATGGCGTCAAAAACGGAATTGTCAGTTTTGGAGAAAGTTCTATTCTTGCGCTTGGAAAACATCCAAATGGAGAAAGCTGGCCTTTAGGGATCAGAAATTCTTTTCAGCCCAACCAATACGTCCATGTTTTTTCTGCAAATAATGAATGTGTTACAACGTCGGGTATTGTCGTAAACAACGATGATGGCCGGATAAAATGGCGAAATCACATTATTAGCCCGGTTTACGGCTATCCGGTTTACGAAAATAAACTGGTTTCGGTAAAGTCTCAATCTGCCTCTTTCGGTGAATTTATTTCTACTACCTGGTTGATTTTGCCCGAAGAGGATAAAAATATTTTGGCGGAACAATTAAAAGATATAGAGATTCTGGAAGCAGAATACACAGAAGAAAAAGAATTTAAAACCAAACTAACCGTGATCTAG
- a CDS encoding acetylxylan esterase, which translates to MNRLQILILFILVAFVTNLNAQPRKEFIQVLVSPDKSDWTYETGERAEFTISVLKNSVPLDNIEVQYRIQPEKVDVWEEGTIKLKDGKATLKAKKFKDPGFLRCHASVEIDGKTYSSYSTAGFSPEEIQPTTTLPDDFEKFWNGGKEELAKIPVNPVMTLIPERCTDKVDVYHVSMNNISGKIYGILCKPKAEGKYPAILHVPGAGIRPYYGDIYGAENGFVTLQIGIHGIPVNLDPVVYNDLRYGALDNYWVTNMDDKDNYYYKRVYLGCVRAVDFIESLDCFDGETIGVTGGSQGGALSIITAGLDDRIDYLAAFYPALADLTGYLHGRAGGWPHMFRNDFTNKPEKVETSKYFDVVNFARFVKVPGWYSWGYNDNVCPPTSTYAAYNVITVSKELHIFQETQHWTFPEQQELKNEWLFKQLKKNDR; encoded by the coding sequence ATGAATCGTTTACAAATACTCATTTTATTTATTCTGGTTGCATTTGTAACTAACCTGAATGCGCAGCCAAGAAAAGAATTCATCCAGGTACTGGTTTCACCTGATAAATCAGACTGGACTTACGAAACAGGCGAGCGCGCTGAATTTACCATTTCTGTTTTGAAAAACAGTGTCCCCCTTGACAATATAGAAGTGCAATACAGAATTCAACCTGAAAAGGTGGACGTTTGGGAAGAAGGAACCATTAAACTGAAAGACGGTAAAGCAACTTTAAAAGCTAAAAAGTTTAAAGATCCGGGATTTTTGCGTTGCCATGCTTCGGTTGAAATCGACGGCAAAACCTATTCTTCTTATTCTACAGCCGGGTTTTCGCCTGAGGAAATTCAGCCAACAACCACATTGCCTGATGATTTTGAAAAATTTTGGAACGGCGGCAAGGAGGAACTCGCCAAAATTCCGGTAAATCCTGTAATGACCTTAATTCCCGAACGGTGCACCGATAAAGTTGATGTATACCACGTGAGCATGAATAATATCAGTGGAAAAATTTACGGTATTCTTTGTAAACCCAAAGCGGAAGGAAAATATCCGGCCATTTTGCATGTTCCGGGTGCGGGAATTCGACCTTATTACGGAGATATTTACGGGGCCGAAAATGGCTTTGTTACGCTTCAGATTGGAATCCACGGTATTCCGGTGAATCTTGACCCTGTTGTATATAACGATTTGCGATATGGGGCACTTGATAACTATTGGGTTACAAACATGGATGACAAAGACAATTATTATTACAAAAGAGTGTATTTGGGCTGTGTCCGTGCTGTTGATTTTATCGAAAGCCTCGATTGTTTTGACGGCGAAACCATCGGTGTTACAGGTGGTAGCCAGGGCGGAGCACTCTCCATTATAACTGCCGGGCTCGATGATAGAATCGATTATCTGGCGGCATTTTATCCTGCACTGGCCGATTTAACGGGCTATCTGCACGGACGGGCAGGAGGGTGGCCTCACATGTTCAGGAACGATTTTACCAATAAACCGGAAAAAGTGGAAACATCAAAATATTTTGATGTCGTTAACTTCGCACGTTTTGTGAAAGTACCCGGGTGGTACAGTTGGGGATACAATGATAATGTTTGTCCGCCAACATCGACATATGCTGCTTATAATGTAATTACAGTATCAAAAGAGTTACATATTTTTCAGGAAACGCAACATTGGACATTTCCCGAACAGCAGGAGTTAAAGAATGAGTGGCTGTTTAAACAACTAAAAAAAAATGACAGATAA
- a CDS encoding Gfo/Idh/MocA family oxidoreductase → MNSRRKFIKRTAGALGAFTVVPGHVLFAKPEIRNAAGELVKPRVIAPSDKINMAFCGIGNRGGQILQAHNSTGMINTTVLCDVDMGAKHTVKSIEDHPKAKQYQDFREMFEKSAREFDAVCVGTPDFSHFPITILAMSQGKHVYVEKPLTRTFYESELLIEAAKKYGVVTQMGNQGHSEGNYYQFKSWVENGIIKDVTRITAHMNGRRRWHDWDVNIKKYPVNPVIPETLDWDTWLMTAEEHGYHEDFVNGQWRCWYEHGMGALGDWGAHIIDTAHQFLELGLPFEVDPIKIKGHNKLFFPMESTLAFKFPKRKNMPACTITWYDGMENIPQVPEGFGEIEVDPNIPPASNGVMQPAKLGAGKEIYGKDLTFKGGSHGSTLSIIPPEAAKDMESKLPEVPESPSNHFENFHRAIQGTEKTNSPFEISGPLSQVFCLGTIAQRLNTKIEFDRKEKQITNNKLANELLKGTPPRKGWEEFYKL, encoded by the coding sequence ATGAATTCAAGAAGAAAATTTATTAAAAGAACAGCAGGAGCTTTAGGCGCTTTCACTGTTGTTCCGGGGCATGTATTATTTGCCAAACCTGAAATACGAAACGCCGCCGGTGAATTGGTAAAACCACGGGTTATTGCTCCTAGCGATAAAATTAATATGGCGTTTTGCGGAATTGGTAACCGCGGAGGACAAATTCTTCAGGCACATAACAGCACCGGGATGATAAATACAACTGTTTTGTGCGACGTGGATATGGGAGCTAAGCATACGGTTAAAAGTATTGAAGACCATCCCAAAGCAAAACAATATCAGGATTTCAGAGAGATGTTTGAAAAGTCGGCCAGGGAATTTGATGCTGTTTGTGTTGGAACACCCGATTTTTCTCACTTCCCAATTACCATTCTGGCCATGTCGCAGGGGAAACATGTGTATGTTGAAAAACCACTTACACGGACTTTTTATGAATCGGAGTTGCTGATTGAAGCAGCTAAAAAGTACGGAGTTGTAACCCAAATGGGAAACCAGGGGCATTCTGAAGGAAACTATTACCAGTTTAAGTCGTGGGTTGAAAACGGAATTATAAAAGATGTTACAAGAATTACGGCCCACATGAACGGGCGTCGCCGTTGGCACGACTGGGATGTTAATATAAAAAAATACCCGGTTAATCCGGTAATTCCCGAAACCTTAGACTGGGATACCTGGCTGATGACAGCGGAAGAACATGGGTATCACGAGGACTTTGTGAACGGGCAGTGGAGGTGTTGGTATGAACATGGAATGGGGGCTCTGGGTGACTGGGGAGCTCATATTATTGACACTGCACATCAATTTCTGGAGTTGGGATTACCCTTCGAAGTTGATCCGATAAAAATTAAAGGGCACAACAAATTGTTTTTTCCAATGGAATCAACGCTGGCTTTTAAATTTCCCAAAAGAAAAAATATGCCGGCCTGCACAATAACATGGTACGATGGTATGGAAAATATTCCTCAGGTTCCGGAAGGATTTGGTGAAATAGAAGTTGACCCTAACATTCCGCCAGCAAGTAACGGTGTAATGCAACCGGCAAAATTAGGTGCCGGTAAAGAGATCTATGGGAAAGACTTAACTTTTAAAGGAGGTTCTCACGGTAGTACACTTTCAATTATTCCTCCCGAAGCTGCAAAAGATATGGAGTCAAAACTACCTGAAGTTCCGGAAAGTCCGTCAAACCATTTTGAAAACTTCCACCGGGCAATTCAGGGAACAGAGAAAACAAATTCACCTTTTGAAATTTCAGGTCCTTTAAGTCAGGTATTTTGCCTGGGAACTATCGCACAACGTTTAAATACAAAAATTGAGTTTGACAGAAAAGAGAAGCAGATAACAAACAATAAGCTTGCAAATGAACTGTTAAAAGGAACACCGCCTCGTAAAGGCTGGGAAGAATTTTATAAACTATAA
- a CDS encoding Gfo/Idh/MocA family protein codes for MNSDRREFLKKVTAGAAGVAVGGTAMGMSAKSYSKIIGANDRINVAIIGLGRRLGAYYEPVSKKENNVELVYLCDVMKSQRERAAANFAKRIDYKPKLENDVRKVFADQNVDGVFVATPDHWHTPGAIMAMQGGKHVYVEKPCSHNMFENEMIVAAMKKYNKVVQMGNQQRSSDHTQEIISEIHNGAIGVPYRAVAFYVNSRGEVPVQKKAPVPEGLDWDLFQGPAPRRGYTEETWDYNWHWYGWDYGTAETGNNATHELDVARWALQVDFPMRVDVEAGKRHFFDDGWEMYDTMEATFRFADNKVINWDGRSRNGFDTYGQGGRGTIIYGSEGTVFVDRGKYILYDRRGKVVKDSKSASNEAGTALGGGGDMTTGHVENWFGVIRGEQKKLNADIADATISQAMVHYSNVAYRIGRGYDIDEVSGKMYDRDAMKLWSREYEPGWEPKI; via the coding sequence ATGAATTCGGATAGAAGAGAATTTCTGAAAAAAGTAACAGCTGGTGCTGCAGGAGTTGCTGTTGGTGGAACAGCCATGGGAATGTCGGCAAAAAGTTACAGTAAAATAATTGGAGCTAATGATAGAATTAATGTTGCAATTATTGGTCTGGGACGCAGATTGGGAGCCTATTATGAACCTGTTTCCAAAAAGGAAAACAACGTTGAATTGGTTTATTTGTGTGATGTTATGAAAAGCCAGCGTGAAAGAGCAGCGGCTAATTTTGCTAAACGAATCGATTATAAACCAAAACTGGAAAATGATGTTCGTAAAGTGTTTGCGGATCAGAATGTTGACGGAGTTTTTGTTGCAACACCCGACCATTGGCATACACCAGGTGCAATAATGGCAATGCAAGGTGGTAAACATGTTTATGTTGAAAAACCTTGTAGCCATAATATGTTTGAAAATGAAATGATTGTTGCAGCCATGAAAAAATACAACAAGGTTGTTCAAATGGGAAATCAACAACGTTCATCAGACCACACACAAGAGATTATTTCTGAAATTCATAATGGTGCAATTGGTGTGCCTTACCGGGCGGTGGCCTTTTATGTGAATAGCAGGGGAGAAGTTCCGGTTCAGAAAAAAGCGCCGGTTCCTGAAGGTTTGGATTGGGATTTATTCCAGGGACCTGCTCCGAGACGCGGATACACGGAAGAAACCTGGGATTATAACTGGCACTGGTATGGTTGGGACTACGGAACTGCCGAAACAGGAAATAATGCAACCCATGAGCTTGATGTAGCACGTTGGGCATTGCAGGTAGATTTTCCCATGCGTGTGGATGTTGAAGCTGGAAAAAGACACTTTTTTGATGATGGCTGGGAAATGTACGACACGATGGAAGCAACTTTCCGGTTTGCAGACAACAAAGTTATCAATTGGGACGGAAGAAGTCGCAATGGTTTTGATACTTACGGACAGGGTGGACGTGGAACTATAATTTACGGAAGCGAAGGAACAGTTTTTGTCGATCGGGGAAAATACATTCTTTACGACAGAAGAGGAAAAGTTGTTAAAGACAGCAAGTCGGCTTCGAACGAGGCAGGTACTGCACTTGGTGGCGGAGGTGATATGACAACAGGGCACGTTGAAAATTGGTTTGGTGTTATTCGTGGTGAACAAAAGAAATTAAATGCCGATATCGCCGATGCAACTATCAGCCAGGCAATGGTGCATTATTCCAATGTTGCTTATCGTATCGGAAGAGGATATGATATTGACGAAGTTTCCGGAAAAATGTATGATCGCGATGCCATGAAACTATGGAGCCGTGAGTACGAGCCCGGATGGGAACCAAAAATATAA
- a CDS encoding sugar phosphate isomerase/epimerase family protein yields the protein MTHRRNFLKAAGIGLAVASVPKLAGASVSSSVSSKSDFNFNLGVASYSLRNFSQEEALDMTLRCGINRITFKSMHLPLDSDSETIKKAVTLCQKKGVTLYGGGVIYMKNNKEVDQAFEYAKTAGMEMIIGVPNHELLDYVEGKVKDYDIKLAIHNHGPGDKLYPSAESAYDKIKDRDKRMGLCIDIGHTKRINRDPEQDLKDFFDRVFDIHIKDVTKAASDGKTCIIGRGVIDFPSFLEAVDKSGYKGTLALEYEADGDDPLPGMMESFGYIKGVMKMM from the coding sequence ATGACACACAGACGAAATTTTTTGAAAGCAGCAGGAATCGGGCTGGCTGTAGCCTCAGTTCCAAAATTAGCAGGAGCCTCTGTATCCAGTTCGGTTTCTTCTAAAAGTGATTTTAATTTTAATCTTGGCGTTGCCTCTTATTCGCTTCGCAATTTTTCACAGGAGGAAGCCTTGGATATGACCCTGCGTTGCGGAATCAACCGGATTACATTTAAAAGTATGCATCTGCCGTTGGATTCTGACAGCGAAACAATAAAAAAAGCAGTTACACTCTGTCAGAAGAAAGGCGTTACGCTTTATGGCGGTGGTGTTATTTATATGAAAAACAACAAAGAAGTTGATCAGGCATTTGAATATGCGAAAACTGCCGGGATGGAAATGATAATAGGAGTTCCAAATCACGAGTTGCTTGATTATGTGGAGGGAAAAGTAAAAGATTATGACATAAAGCTGGCGATTCATAATCACGGCCCAGGAGACAAGTTATATCCAAGTGCCGAAAGTGCTTACGATAAGATAAAAGATCGGGATAAAAGGATGGGATTGTGTATTGATATTGGTCACACCAAGCGTATAAACAGAGATCCGGAGCAGGATTTAAAAGATTTTTTTGATCGTGTTTTTGACATACATATCAAAGATGTGACAAAAGCTGCAAGTGATGGAAAAACGTGCATCATCGGACGTGGTGTAATTGATTTTCCCTCTTTTTTAGAAGCTGTGGATAAGTCGGGTTATAAAGGAACTTTGGCACTTGAATACGAAGCGGATGGTGATGATCCGCTACCCGGAATGATGGAATCATTTGGGTATATTAAAGGTGTTATGAAAATGATGTAA
- a CDS encoding 3-keto-disaccharide hydrolase, which translates to MKSKNFFLSVLLILASGMTFAQNDNWTYLFNGKDLTGWKQLNGEARYEVVDGVIVGTTVLNTPNSFLCTEKDYSDFVFEVDLLVEENMNSGIQFRSESKPEYNNGRVHGYQCEVDPSDRAWSAGIYDEARRGWLYPLDLNPEAKPALKMGEWNHYRIECIGNSIKTWLNGVACAHVIDHMTPKGFIALQVHGIGNNEEKVGHQIRWKNVRIKTQNLKPSPAEGIYVVNLLANNLSDSEKEQGFKLLFDGKSTQNFKSTDSDNFPEHGWEVKDGTLSVLDKSVSPERGGSIITREEYGPFEFKFDFSFTKGANSGIKYGIGNNGSGIGLEYQILDDEQHPDAKNGVVGNRTLASLYDLIPADKTGRFINGPGGWNRGRIVVFPDGKVQHWLNGRKVVEYTRGNNIYNALVARSKYAKYEGFGLAPKGPILLQDHQNTVHFRSLKIRELK; encoded by the coding sequence ATGAAAAGTAAAAATTTCTTTCTGTCTGTTCTCTTGATATTGGCCTCAGGAATGACCTTTGCGCAGAATGACAACTGGACTTATTTGTTTAACGGAAAAGATCTTACAGGGTGGAAACAGCTTAACGGAGAAGCCAGGTACGAAGTTGTTGACGGTGTAATTGTTGGAACAACTGTTTTGAATACTCCAAACTCGTTTTTATGTACAGAGAAAGATTATTCTGATTTTGTTTTTGAAGTTGATTTGCTGGTTGAGGAAAACATGAATTCCGGAATCCAGTTTCGCAGTGAAAGTAAACCAGAGTACAATAACGGTCGGGTACATGGTTATCAATGCGAAGTAGATCCATCGGACCGGGCCTGGAGTGCGGGTATCTATGACGAAGCACGAAGGGGCTGGCTTTATCCGCTCGATTTGAATCCGGAAGCAAAACCAGCTTTGAAAATGGGAGAATGGAACCATTACAGAATAGAATGTATAGGAAATTCTATTAAAACATGGTTGAATGGAGTAGCCTGTGCACACGTAATCGACCATATGACTCCAAAAGGATTTATCGCGCTTCAGGTTCATGGAATTGGAAATAACGAAGAGAAAGTAGGACACCAAATAAGATGGAAGAATGTCAGAATTAAAACGCAAAACCTGAAACCTTCTCCTGCAGAAGGTATTTATGTTGTTAATTTGTTGGCTAACAATTTAAGTGATTCAGAAAAAGAACAAGGATTCAAATTGTTGTTTGATGGAAAATCAACACAAAATTTTAAAAGTACCGACAGCGATAATTTTCCTGAGCACGGATGGGAAGTAAAGGATGGTACGCTTTCTGTTCTTGATAAATCAGTTTCGCCTGAAAGAGGAGGCAGCATAATTACCAGAGAGGAATATGGTCCGTTTGAGTTTAAATTCGATTTTAGTTTTACGAAAGGTGCAAACAGTGGTATAAAATATGGAATAGGCAACAATGGTTCGGGAATAGGCTTGGAATACCAGATTCTTGATGATGAGCAACACCCGGATGCCAAAAATGGAGTGGTAGGAAACAGAACACTTGCTTCGTTATACGATTTAATACCCGCTGACAAAACCGGCAGATTTATTAATGGACCCGGAGGATGGAACCGCGGACGTATTGTTGTGTTTCCTGACGGAAAAGTTCAACATTGGTTAAATGGACGGAAAGTGGTTGAATATACTCGTGGAAATAATATCTACAATGCACTGGTTGCACGAAGTAAATATGCAAAATACGAAGGTTTTGGATTGGCTCCGAAAGGACCAATTTTGCTTCAGGATCACCAAAATACTGTACATTTCAGAAGTCTAAAAATAAGAGAATTAAAATGA